In Bactrocera oleae isolate idBacOlea1 chromosome 3, idBacOlea1, whole genome shotgun sequence, a genomic segment contains:
- the LOC106616745 gene encoding putative inorganic phosphate cotransporter codes for MATATENLWVAQQRLLITTWIKKQFPWFEAMQDHLLNISNVVPQRFILCFFGFLAIVNAYTMRHCLDIALAHIVAPKRKHVRMPNLDTVKLSSFNLYERMEQHRNGTLLSFSNRHHGKDDTYDWSDQLQTFILISFYVGYVLSHMPSAQLAMRYGGKWVLAIGLAISALLTMLTPAVVKWGGPLALIVIRLLIGLSEGPTYPALSELLSKWVPGKERATLGSLVLSGSQIGISMGNFIAGLLLHRYDWSLIFYYFGICTLLWFIGFIYMCYNTPEENPFMKVTEKQYLQKEIGLVERCQHKTTKTPWKDIFRNLPMWALISATIQYDWTQLQHAAEVPQFIRDAKQEPLIENIINGLQNQMPYIMNWLLSVLSGVISDLLVNYEIFSVTVMRKLMAFVAAVAPNLYDSLLPCLTCNETSNLFAFCHCAINVLGSYYAGIKLTPLDMSPNFAATLMGIANGIGSLTGIVAPFIKHSFVGWSQFKLVRAFFWLISTLLISGEIQPFDQLIPLTSDSNKIE; via the exons ATGGCCACAGCAACAGAAAATTTGTGGGTAGCACAACAAAGACTGTTGATAACAACATGGATAAAGAAACAATTTCCTTGGTTTGAAGCTATGCAGGATCATTTGctcaatatat CAAATGTTGTGCCGCAACGTTTCATCttgtgttttttcggtttcctCGCCATTGTCAATGCCTATACAATGCGTCACTGTTTGGATATCGCTCTGGCGCATATCGTTGCACCCAAACGTAAGCATGTGCGCATGCCAAATCTCGATACCGTTAAGTTGAGTTCATTCAATTTATATGAACGCATGGAACAACATCGGAATGGCACATTATTGAGTTTCAGCAATAGGCATCATGGCAAAGATGATACCTATGATTGGTCTGATCAGctgcaaacatttattttaatctcTTTTTATGTGGGCTATGTTTTGTCACATATGCCAAGTGCTCAACTTGCGATGCGTTATGGTGGCAAGTGGGTGCTCGCTATTGGTTTGGCCATAAGCGCATTGCTTACGATGCTCACACCAGCTGTGGTGAAATGGGGTGGTCCGCTGGCACTTATAGTAATACGTTTGCTAATTGGCTTGAGTGAAGGACCAACGTATCCAGCATTAAGCGAACTGCTCTCCAAATGGGTACCGGGTAAAGAACGTGCTACGCTAGGCTCATTGGTGCTTAGTGGCAGTCAAATTGGTATTTCAATGGGTAATTTTATAGCCGGCTTGCTGTTACATCGCTACGATTGGTCGTTGATTTtctattactttggtatatgcACTTTACTTTGGTTCATTGGTTTC ATATACATGTGTTACAATACGCCAGAGGAGAATCCATTTATGAAAGTGACGGAAAAGCAATATCTGCAAAAAGAAATCGGTTTAGTAGAGCGTTGTCAGCATAAAACTACGAAAACTCCATGGAAGGACATTTTTCGTAATTTACCTATGTGGGCACTCATTTCAGCCACTATACAATATGATTGGACACAGCTGCAACATGCGGCTGAAGTTCCACAATTTATAAGAGACGCCAAGCAAGAAccgttaattgaaaatattatcaatGGTTTGCAGAATCAAATGCCATATATTATGAATTGGTTGCTGTCAGTGCTGTCCGGTGTGATCTCGGATTTACTAGTCAACTATGAGATATTCTCCGTGACAGTTATGCGAAAACTTATGGCATTCGTAG CTGCAGTGGCACCAAATCTGTACGATAGTCTGCTGCCTTGTTTAACTTGCAATGAAACGAGCAATTTATTTGCCTTCTGCCATTGCGCCATAAATGTGCTGGGTAGTTACTATGCGGGCATAAAATTGACACCGTTAGATATGAGTCCGAATTTTGCAGCCACACTTATGGGTATTGCGAATGGGATAGGCTCGCTTACTGGCATTGTTGCACCCTTTATCAAGCACTCGTTCGTTGGTTGG TCACAATTCAAACTTGTACGCGCATTTTTTTGGCTAATATCAACGCTGCTGATATCGGGTGAAATACAACCATTTGATCAACTAATTCCTTTGACGTCAGATtcgaataaaattgaataa